Proteins encoded in a region of the Triplophysa dalaica isolate WHDGS20190420 chromosome 10, ASM1584641v1, whole genome shotgun sequence genome:
- the ttc39c gene encoding tetratricopeptide repeat protein 39C, with the protein MAGPDQPQQQVEEKAEQIDDAELAFQGINMLLNNGFKESDELFRRYRTHSPLMSFGASFVSFLNAMMTFEEEKMQMASDDLRTTEKLCESDNAGVIETIRNKIKKSMDSQRSGVEVVDRLQRQIIVADCQVYLAVLCFVKQELSAYIKGGWILRKAWKMFNKCYSDISHLQESCLRQSSEPEGPLASDQANHNASPTECGGRVTEEVLDRLKGSVSFGYGLFHLCISMVPPHLLKIVNLLGFPGDRHQGLASLAYASESKDMKAPLATLALLWYHTVVQPFFALDGSDSYAGLLEAKAILQKKAMVYPNSSLFIFFRGRVQRLECQINSALASFQDALEFASDQREIQHVCLYEIGWCSMIEMSFEEAYRSFERLKNESRWSQCYYAYLTGVCQGASGDLEGASAVFRDVQKLFKRKNNQIEQFAMKRAERLKKITLTRELCILGVVEVLYLWKALPNCSSSKLQLMNQVLQGLDDQSSLGLKHLLLGAIQKCLGNIKDGIQSFQMAAQDEYGRLNNSYVQPYSYYELGCVLLAKPETLSKGRSLLLQAKENYTGYDFENRLHVRIHSALASIKEVVPH; encoded by the exons ATGGCAGGCCCAGATCAACCACAGCAGCAGGTTGAAGAGAAAGCCGAACAGATAGATGACGCCGAACTGGCGTTTCAAGGCATCAATATGCTGCTCAACAATGGCTTCAAAGAAAGCGACGAGCTCTTTAGGCGATACAG GACCCACAGTCCACTGATGAGCTTTGGGGCCAGTTTCGTCAGCTTCCTG AATGCCATGATGACATTCGAGGAAGAGAAAATGCAGATGGCCAGCGACGATCTGAGGACCACCGAAAAGCTCTGTGAGAGCGACAACGCCGGCGTCATCGAGACGATccgcaacaaaataaaaaagagt ATGGACTCCCAGCGGTCGGGGGTGGAGGTCGTGGACCGACTCCAGAGGCAGATCATCGTGGCGGACTGCCAGGTGTACCTTGCCGTGTTATGCTTTGTCAAACAGGAGTTGTCAG CGTACATCAAAGGAGGCTGGATCCTCCGCAAGGCCTGGAAAATGTTCAACAAATGCTACAGCGACATCAGCCATCTCCAGGAGAGTTGTCTCAGACAGTCCTCCGAGCCGGAGGGGCCGCTGGCCTCCGATCAAGCCAACCATAACGCGTCCCCTACGGAGTGTGGTGGCAGGGTGACGGAGGAGGTTTTGGATCGTCTGAAGGGTTCGGTGAGCTTCGGTTACGGGTTGTTTCACCTGTGTATTTCAATGGTACCACCACACCTGCTCAAGATCGTCAACCTGTTGGGTTTCCCCGGCGACCGCCATCAAGGCCTTGCCTCCTTAGCGTATGCAAGTGAAAGCAAGGATATGAAAGCACCGCTCGCCAC TTTGGCCCTGTTGTGGTACCACACCGTGGTACAGCCCTTCTTTGCACTGGATGGTTCAGACTCATACGCAGGGCTCCTGGAGGCCAAAGCcatcctgcagaagaaagcaatGGTTTACCCAAACTCCTCtctcttcatcttcttcaggGGACGAGTGCAAAGATTAGAG TGCCAAATCAACAGTGCATTGGCGTCTTTCCAGGATGCTTTGGAATTCGCCTCAGACCAAAGAGAGATCCAGCATGTGTGCTTGTATGAAATCG GTTGGTGCAGCATGATCGAGATGAGCTTCGAAGAAGCCTACAGGTCGtttgaaagactgaaaaatgaATCTCGATGGTCACAGTGTTATTACGCTTACCTTACTGGAG TTTGTCAGGGAGCCTCTGGTGATCTAGAAGGAGCCAGTGCTGTTTTTCGTGACGTCCAGAAGCTTTTTAAACGCAAGAACAATCAGATCGAGCAGTTTGCAATGAAAAGA GCGGAGAGACTGAAAAAAATCACCCTCACTCGAGAGCTGTGCATTCTGGGTGTTGTGGAGGTGCTGTACTTATGGAAGGCTCTTCCAAATTGCTCTTCCTCCAAACTCCAGCTTATGAACCAAG tgctACAAGGACTGGATGACCAGTCGAGTCTGGGCCTCAAACATCTACTGCTTGGTGCTATTCAAAAATGTCTTGGAAATATTAAAGATGGTATTCAG TCGTTCCAGATGGCAGCACAGGATGAGTATGGTCGTCTGAACAATAGCTACGTGCAGCCCTATTCCTACTATGAGCTGGGCTGTGTGCTACTGGCTAAGCCAGAG
- the lama3 gene encoding laminin subunit alpha-3 produces MMNRYLVVWTGVLLLITVDFWVSSDDSGSPHNPLWDNNGEVKNNAEEARHHLFKKYCESMHNKDCDRGHYREWRGTHKGLCVPCTCNGLSDECDPHTGKCLNCQFNTAGDHCGRCMEGYYGNAALRTCSMCPCPFTEPSNSFAIGCLRAGDEFECLCKPGYSGTRCERCAVGYYGNPLAERGSCQLCNCDHALVCDPLTGDCYEADDPDTDICLECDDCAVKLMDDLEEMDNEFLSLKNQLEPVRLNAALIAALKKLEDATAGTKVLVDTYTESVYTLKLKMKEFETDVENVKDDLNVLDDKAIQASCSAVQLLKTLDKTFQQGNTLRSDSVNLLRKILEFLEEQKHSNQTGGNTEEARRMLKEARRMLEEMRRQNCKVQRELAKEELEKANSLFDLILKNFMVPLNGSLISADRIGQNLMDLAAGFRDIQEALIDADLDVMKATVVNYDNEAQLENILKLLNVLEKERKNVIDNLNMTRGTLNDILDLQNTMEDLTTEMSQLAAQVDGAKKHLNRKLDLLSQATSKAAIVRRAEEHAEDLMNLAMDFHMAILNVTNSSAVQNAVETIKVFTDVIDAVSAAEAAANRAKESADKAFKDVQGQDLQKKANDLKDLANSLLDDAKDAQIQLQGVAQKCEAHKDLMKQAEGKQNLLRQAMRDELEKLSNIKRDDIGALITEAKEAASDVNGTVSNALARIHNISEELNKTRISTQDPNLNNILNSVNKTLTELDQSFPSLIDKLQEVENQSEHVSVPANMSSNLQRIKDLIEKTRDMANRVRGPIFFSGKSYIELRPPEDIEDLRAFTALNLTLHRPVPRGDGKRRRRQTDEGDNLFVLYLGNKHTFEDYIGLVVRDGVLFCVYKLGGIVHEIKTSEITKSSTERAFMDRVDFRRVYQDAQVIFTKTFTSSEPLKLPPMTNQPKTTVGLLTLDPGDVVLYVGGYPSNFTPPEELRYPGYKGCIEFSTLNDRILGLYNFHHAVNITNNDKCLRGSVQELGYYFDGTGYGKVNIISRNTVINFIVLSHQMDAILFYMEKKNLSYIVAVEGGYVVLKGGGKDKIIYEKTQVKVFPRRENILIRMIMNVQNTSIQIADSMVVIHLGYVKGLFSEAYIGGVPTAVRQKYNIVLPSLKGCVNNIQVDISASFIEDVGIVPGCSDSLLGIREATFNLGGSLTAPHTVEDKDLETMISFGFKTFRESGHLIYNGRMNNQFILYLANGFVEMTYSNKNLISKNKYEIGKWHYVTVYKNSSGMQFNVDNTNMGDTPIPIEPILFDKDKVILGSLDGCLRNFYIRSRQSDYIPADFSAFIQEGIISVGSCKTEGPLLNINKKSARHAQITSGINREFNNNNGLSTQSCRNPRSIKHAYHIGYNSQLQFKIDLEKLNDRPQFSLDVRTKSSDGLLFHITGKQGVPVVILYLTDGKVKLSVGGDKIISSHKIHNGNWHNIKFGLKRKSFYLTVDGIQTPDGRLLNGSIHYLRSPVYVGQGQIKTFFKTHGKAHPQKSVMGCIRDFRFSKVLLSEPTVNHGATPCVKGMTAMGAYFAGDGAHVVLEKYLFSGSTFDLAFEFWPRNQTGLLFHKRDQHGRTLTLFLKRGKVMVRVNDGRRHYGTTVTPTRLLCAGFHYVTVSVRHKTIKLRVGEVISRVKGPTVPWPSTRETIYIGGISENSRKGVEVQMSYVGCLRNVRLNHVPVSFEEMTSVFGPINTNECPAE; encoded by the exons ATGATGAATCGCTATTTGGTGGTGTGGACGGGAGTGCTGTTGCTGATAACTGTGGATTTCTGGGTCTCTTCGGATGATTCGGGGTCTCCACACAACCCCTTGTGGGATAATAATGGAGAAGTAAAGAACAATGCTGAAGAAGCAAGGCATCATCTTTTTAAAAAGTACTGTGAATCTATGCACAATAAG GACTGTGACCGTGGTCACTATAGAGAATGGAGAGGAACGCATAAGGGACTGTGTGTGCCGTGCACCTGCAACGGTCTGTCAGATGAATGTGACCCGCATACAGGAAAGTGTCTG AACTGCCAGTTCAATACAGCAGGTGACCACTGTGGACGCTGTATGGAAGGTTACTATGGCAACGCTGCTTTGAGAACCTGTAGTATGTGTCCGTGCCCCTTCACAGAGCCATCTAACAG TTTTGCTATTGGATGTCTGAGGGCTGGAGATGAGTTTGAATGCCTGTGTAAACCTGGTTACTCTGGGACTCGATGTGAAAG gTGTGCGGTCGGATACTATGGCAACCCTTTAGCCGAGAGAGGAAGCTGTCAACTATGTAACTGTGACCATGCTCTCGTATGTGACCCGCTAACTGGCG ATTGCTATGAAGCTGATGACCCAGACACTGACATATGCTTAG AGTGTGATGACTGTGCTGTTAAATTAATGGATGATTTGGAAGAAATGGACAATGAGTTTCTCTCATTGAAAAATCAACTGGAGCCGGTTCGTCTGAATGCGGCTTTAATTGCCGCACTAAAAAAACTTGAAGATGCCACTGCTGGGACAAAG GTTTTGGTGGATACATATACAGAATCTGTCTACACGTTGAAACTGAAGATGAAAGAATTTGAAACTGATGTTGAAAATGTCAAAGATGATCTTAACGTTCTCGATGACAAG GCGATTCAGGCTTCATGTTCTGCAGTTCAACTGCTGAAGACTCTTGACAAAACCTTTCAACAGGGTAACACCTTGCGTTCTGACAGTGTGAACCTCTTACGGAAAATCCTAG AATTTTTGGAAGAGCAGAAGCACTCAAACCAAACAGGTGGCAACACAGAGGAGGCTAGGAGGATGTTAAAAGAGGCCAGACGGATGCTGGAGGAGATGAGAAGACAGAACTGCAAGGTTCAAAGAGAGCTGGCTAAGGAAGAACTTGAAAAAGCAAATTCCC TCTTTGACCTCATCCTGAAGAACTTTATGGTTCCTCTAAATGGCTCCTTGATCTCGGCTGACCGTATTGGACAGAATCTAATGGATCTTGCCGCTGGTTTTAGAGACATACAGGAGGCTCTCATAGATGCAGATCTTGATGTGATGAAGGCTACTGTTGTAAACTATGACAACGAGGCTCAACTCGAAAATATTTTG AAACTTTTAAATGTACTGGAGAAAGAACGAAAAAACGTCATTGATAACCTGAACATGACCAGAGGGACACTGAACGATATCTTGGATCTTCAAAACACGATGGAGGACTTAACAACG GAAATGTCACAACTTGCAGCTCAGGTCGACGGCGCAAAAAAACATCTCAACAGAAAGCTTGACCTGCTCTCTCAAGCCACATCCAAGGCAGCGATCGTCAGACGGGCCGAGGAGCACGCTGAAGATCTCATGAATCTGGCTATGGACTTCCACAT GGCCATACTGAACGTTACCAACTCATCCGCTGTTCAGAATGCCGTTGAAACCATCAAAGTATTTACTGATGTCATCGATGCCGTAAGTGCGGCGGAGGCTGCTGCCAATCGGGCTAAAGAGTCAGCAGACAAGGCGTTCAAG GACGTACAAGGACAAGATCTACAAAAGAAAGCCAACGACTTGAAGGATCTTGCAAACTCTCTGCTAGACGATGCCAAAGATGCACAAATACAGCTCCAAG GTGTGGCTCAGAAATGTGAAGCTCATAAAGACTTGATGAAACAGGCTGAAGGTAAACAGAACCTGCTGCGGCAAGCCATGCGAGATGAGCTGGAGAAGCTGAGCAACATCAAAAGGG ATGATATTGGTGCCCTTATTACCGAAGCCAAAGAAGCGGCTTCTGATGTCAACGGCACAGTCAGCAACGCATTAGCCCGAATACACAACATTAGCGAAGAACTCAACAAAACCAGAATTTCCACTCAAGACCCGAACCTAAACAACATCCTCAATTCTGTCAACAAAACAC tgACAGAACTGGATCAGTCTTTCCCTTCACTCATTGATAAACTCCAAGAAGTGGAGAATCAAAGCGAACACGTGTCTGTTCCAGCCAACATGTCCAGCAACCTCCAAAGAATCAAAGATCTGATCGAGAAGACCCGAGACATGGCCAACAGA GTCAGAGGACCAATCTTTTTCTCTGGGAAATCTTACATTGAACTTCGACCTCCTGAAGACATCGAAGACCTGCGAGCCTTCACGGCTCTCAATCTGACGCTGCACCGGCCGGTACCTCGGGGTGATGGAAAACGAAGGCGCAGACAGACGGACGAAGGCGACAACTTGTTCGTTCTTTACCTTGGAAATAAGCAC ACATTTGAGGATTACATTGGCCTTGTTGTGAGGGACGGAGTGCTGTTTTGTGTCTATAAACTGGGTGGGATCGTGCATGAGATCAAGACCAGTGAAATTACAAAGTCAAGCACCGAAAGAGCCTTCATGGATAGGGTGGATTTTCGCAG AGTTTATCAAGATGCACAGGTTATATTCACAAAGACCTTCACTTCATCTGAACCTTTAAAACTACCTCCAATGACAAATCAGCCTAAAACCACTGTTGGTTTACTTACTCTTGATCCCGGTGATGTCGTTTTATATGTGGGTGGATACCCGAGTAATTTTACg CCACCAGAAGAGCTCCGCTACCCCGGATACAAGGGCTGTATCGAGTTTTCTACATTAAATGATCGCATCCTGGGTTTATACAACTTTCATCATGCTGTCAATAtcacaaataatgacaaatgtctACG GGGAAGTGTTCAGGAACTGGGATATTATTTTGATGGTACTGGTTATGGAAAAGTGAACATAATTAGCAGAAACACAGTCATAAATTTCATTGTCCTTAGTCATCAGATGGATGCGATACTTTTTTACATGGAGAAGAAG AACCTTTCCTACATTGTGGCAGTGGAAGGAGGCTATGTTGTTTTGAAGGGTGGAGGCaaagacaaaataatttatgaaaaGACCCAAGTTAAAGTATTTCCCAGA AGAGAAAACATCCTCATCAGGATGATTATGAATGTGCAAAACACGTCAATACAGATCGCAGACTCCATGGTTGTCATTCATCTCGGATATGTCAAGGGTCTCTTCAGCGAGGCCTACATCGGGGGTGTGCCGACTGCAGTCcgacaaaa ATATAATATTGTTCTACCGTCATTAAAAGGATGTGTGAATAATATCCAGGTAGATATCAGTGCTAGTTTTATAGAGGACGTCGGAATTGTCCCAGGTTGTTCTGATTCTTTACTG GGTATCAGAGAAGCCACTTTTAATTTAGGTGGTAGTCTGACTGCTCCACATACTGTTGAAGACAAAGATTTGGAAACAATGATTTCATTTGGATTTAAGACATTTAGGGAATCCGGTCATTTGATATACAATGGTAGAATG aacaatcAATTTATCCTCTATTTAGCCAATGGATTTGTCGAAATGACTTACAGTAACAAAAACTTAATAtccaaaaacaaatatgaaattgGAAAATGGCACTATGTGACAGTCTACAAAAACAGCTCTGG GATGCAGTTTAATGTTGATAACACAAACATGGGAGATACACCGATACCCATTGAACCAATTTTATTTGACAAAGACAAAGTTATTTTGGGCTCCTTGGATGGTTGTTTGAGGAACTTTTACATACGGAG TCGACAGAGCGACTACATTCCAGCGGACTTCAGCGCTTTCATTCAGGAAGGAATCATATCTGTGGGGTCCTGTAAAACTGAGGGACCCCTACTGAACATCAATAAGAAGAGCGCAAGACATGCCCAAATTACATCTGGCATAAACCGggaatttaataataataat GGATTATCTACACAAAGCTGCAGGAACCCAAGATCTATAAAACACGCCTACCACATTGGTTACAACAGCCAGCTGCAGTTTAAAATAGATTTAGAAAAACTCAATGACAG GCCCCAGTTCTCTCTGGATGTCCGCACCAAATCATCTGATGGACTTTTATTCCATATCACGGGGAAACAGGGTGTACCGGTTGTCATCTTGTATCTGACCGATGGAAAAGTCAAACTTTCTGTTGGGGGAGACAAAATAATCTCCTCACACAAGATCCATAATGGCAATTGGCACAAT ATCAAGTTTGGTTTGAAACGAAAAAGCTTTTATCTAACCGTGGATGGCATCCAAACACCTGATGGGCGGCTCTTAAATGGGTCCATCCATTATCTTCGGTCTCCGGTCTATGTGGGACAAGGACAAATAAAGaccttttttaaaacacac GGAAAGGCTCATCCTCAGAAGAGCGTGATGGGATGTATTCGTGACTTCAGGTTTTCGAAAGTTCTCCTTTCTGAACCAACTGTCAATCATGGTGCCACACCCTGTGTTAAAGGGATGACAGCTATGGGGGCATATTTTGCTGGAGACGGTGCACATGTGGTCTTAG AAAAGTATCTTTTCTCTGGTTCCACCTTCGACCTTGCCTTTGAGTTTTGGCCCAGAAACCAGACTGGCCTTCTCTTCCACAAGAGAGATCAACATGGACGCACCCTTACTCTCTTTCTCAAGAGAGGAAAG gtgatggtgagagtaaatgatggaaGGCGTCACTATGGCACTACAGTTACTCCAACTCGACTCCTCTGTGCTGGATTTCATTACGTCACAG TGTCCGTACGACATAAAACTATCAAGCTGAGAGTGGGTGAGGTGATCTCAAGAGTCAAAGGCCCGACTGTACCCTGGCCTTCAACCAGAGAAACGATCTACATCGGTGGAATTTCTG AGAACAGCCGCAAAGGAGTGGAGGTGCAAATGTCTTACGTGGGCTGCCTACGAAATGTACGGCTCAACCATGTTCCTGTGTCATTTGAAGAGATGACGAGTGTGTTCGGGCCCATAAATACCAATGAATGTCCGGCAGAATAG
- the cts12 gene encoding procathepsin L codes for MDKTHRVALFGRAAIIVLLMWEPLKVASDSEEEVVSEWMLWKKHNEVSYDEKNDDVQRRGIWETNMRTIEKNNEDFHFGQSLFSMAMNKYGDLTQMEYKSLLGAPINGPVNRKGKVASAQTLRSNASRLRSTNVDYRALGYVTEVKDQGYCGSCWAFSTTGAIEAQMFKRTGQLVSLSEQDLLDCSKSYGTYGCNGAWMANAYDYVVQRGLQSTDTYPYTSVDTQPCFYDSSLVVAKISDYRFVPTGDEQALADAVATVGPITVAIDADHTSFLFYSSGIYKESSCNPNNLNHAVLLVGYGSDGGKDYWIIKNSWGTGWGEGGYMRMLRDGKNICGIANYALYPIV; via the exons ATGGATAAGACACACCGGGTGGCGCTGTTTGGCAGGGCAGCGATCATCGTGCTCCTCATGTGGGAACCTCTGAAGGTTGCATCAGATTCAGAAGAAGAGGTTGTGTCGGAGTGGATGCTCTGGAAAAAACACAACGAAGTGTCATACGATGAAAAA AATGATGATGTTCAGAGAAGAGGCATCTGGGAGACAAACATGAGAACGATTGAGAAAAACAATGAAGATTTTCACTTTGGACAGTCGTTGTTTAGCATGGCGATGAACAAATATGGGGACCTT ACCCAGATGGAGTATAAAAGTTTACTGGGTGCCCCTATAAATGGGCCTGTGAACAGGAAAGGAAAGGTTGCATCTGCTCAGACGCTCCGTTCCAATGCCAGTAGACTGCGATCGACCAATGTTGACTACAGAGCGCTGGGATACGTAACAGAAGTTAAAGATCAG GGATACTGTGGGTCATGCTGGGCCTTCAGCACTACGGGTGCCATCGAAGCACAAATGTTCAAGAGAACGGGTCAGTTAGTGTCTCTGAGCGAACAGGATCTACtggattgttccaaatcttACGGCACATATGGCTGCAACGGAGCCTGGATGGCAAACGCGTACGATTATGTGGTTCAAAGAGGGTTGCAGAGTACGGACACTTACCCCTACACATCAGTG GACACCCAGCCCTGCTTCTATGACAGCAGTTTGGTTGTCGCCAAAATTAGTGACTACAGGTTTGTCCCAACTGGAGACGAGCAGGCGCTGGCTGACGCCGTGGCAACAGTTGGACCAATCACTGTTGCCATAGATGCTGACCACACAAGCTTCCTATTCTACAGCTCAG GGATTTACAAGGAGAGCAGCTGTAACCCTAACAACCTCAATCATGCCGTTCTTCTGGTTGGTTATGGTTCAGATGGGGGTAAAGATTACTGGATAATCAAAAACAG CTGGGGAACAGGATGGGGAGAAGGCGGATATATGCGCATGCTCAGGGATGGCAAAAACATCTGTGGCATTGCTAACTATGCTCTCTATCCTATTGTTTGA